The Cervus canadensis isolate Bull #8, Minnesota chromosome X, ASM1932006v1, whole genome shotgun sequence genome contains the following window.
ATTCATGTGTCTAACTGAACAGCCTTAGTTGGGTGATGATAATAAGTATTACCAAAAGTTCGTTTCACTTCTGGGGGCTTTCTCACAAGCAACTTCTGTTGCTTCATCCCAGACATATTGGAATATGTTATCTCAGCTTGGCAATGCAAGCAGTACTGAGTAAAATGACACTCAGTCATCAgttcatctcatcctgtcgttaATGAATACCGAGTGTGTATGGCTTCAGATCAGTTCCTGCTTATGTCATTTTCTCCTCATCCAGGTTCCTGGATTTACTCTATGGTCAGAGAATCTGTTGTGTTTTGTTCTCACTCCTTTATTCTTTCATATAACTATGCTGAAAACACTGGAtactgttctgttctgttcttttgACTTGAAACAGCTCCTCTCTCTCCACTATAAAGGAACCTTATCAGCAGAAGTTACTTGTAAATGCCCTGGTAAGTCAGCATCAGTGTGACACAGTAGCATTGCCATCATCACGTGTGGGACTGTCTCACTAAGAAGGTGACTAGGAAGGGGAAGGCAGGCAAACATCCTCAGTGGCCGTCTGACTGGTCTGGGAATAAGACAGGCCTCAAAGCTTGGTTTACATACCAGAAAACCTTTGTGCCAGAAGCACTGGTCTAACGTGAGAGTGCCAATACTTAGTAAACACTTCTGGAATTCCAGACTTCTTCCGTGGGAGGGTTTCATAAACCATTTTTATAGTGGTCTTTTTGAGACAAAGGAAATAGGTTTTCACTCACTTTTTTCTTCCAACTACTGTTCAGCTTTGGGGACATACTTCAGTTCACTTTTAATGTTCTGGATCTCCGATAGGTTGACCGCAGGTCCTGGAAGTTTCTTAGCTCCTGGAATTGGCTTCTTCTCCTCTTCCGAAGTGGGAGGAGCAccctaaagaaaaaataaaaagagaaagatttagcTCACTGAAGAAGACATATGGTCTCTCTGGGTCATGGACAtgaagctgaaaaaaattaaagcaaaaataacatcAGTGTAATTCTAGCAGACTGACTTTTTCTTGTGCTGTTGTGATCCCC
Protein-coding sequences here:
- the SMPX gene encoding small muscular protein, with protein sequence MSKQPVSNVRAIQANINIPMGAFRPGAGQPPRRKECTPEMEEGAPPTSEEEKKPIPGAKKLPGPAVNLSEIQNIKSELKYVPKAEQ